A region of bacterium DNA encodes the following proteins:
- a CDS encoding sigma-54 dependent transcriptional regulator, which translates to MPANILVVDDDALVNDFLVTTLREGAYNVDNVFSAEEALGRIGERDYDLVISDVKMPGMDGLSLLDRLQSLAPDTAVVIMTGYAEISDAVRAMKGGAFEYLVKPVGAEATEAVVARALEFRRLKLENRMLRDVVSRRVSAELIGASAAMQKVFNLIDAVAGSRATVLITGESGTGKELVARAIHFRGSRGNGPFKAINCAALPETLFESELFGHEKGAFTGALRQKRGLFELCDGGTLLLDEISEMTTALQAKLLRVLQEREIQRLGSDRALPVDVRVIATTNRHLPTEVANGNFREDLFYRLNVVVIDLPPLRERQGDIPPLVEHFLRRFNQENGRSVKRVSDAAMRLLESYRWPGNVRELENYLERAVVTASSDVLTPEDFPRELATGGPKPKSNPVGVGTTIHDMEKWLILATLEAEGNNQTRAADRLGISSRTLRNKLYEYGLKTPGGNSQEAVEPRTR; encoded by the coding sequence ATGCCCGCCAACATCCTCGTCGTCGATGACGACGCGCTGGTCAACGATTTCCTCGTGACCACGCTGCGCGAGGGCGCCTACAACGTCGACAATGTCTTCTCCGCCGAGGAGGCGCTTGGCCGGATCGGCGAGCGCGACTACGACCTGGTGATCTCCGATGTGAAAATGCCGGGCATGGATGGGCTCTCGCTCCTGGACCGTCTGCAGTCGCTGGCGCCCGACACCGCGGTGGTGATCATGACCGGTTATGCCGAGATCAGCGACGCGGTCCGTGCGATGAAAGGCGGGGCGTTCGAGTATCTGGTCAAGCCGGTGGGCGCCGAGGCGACCGAAGCCGTCGTCGCCCGCGCGCTCGAGTTCCGCCGGCTCAAACTGGAAAACCGGATGCTGCGCGATGTGGTCAGCCGGCGGGTTTCTGCCGAGTTGATCGGCGCGTCGGCGGCGATGCAGAAGGTATTCAACCTGATCGATGCGGTGGCCGGATCGCGGGCCACCGTGCTGATCACCGGCGAATCGGGCACCGGCAAGGAGCTGGTCGCGCGCGCCATCCACTTCCGCGGCAGCCGCGGCAACGGGCCGTTTAAGGCCATCAACTGCGCCGCGTTGCCGGAAACGCTGTTTGAAAGCGAACTCTTCGGGCACGAGAAGGGGGCTTTCACCGGGGCCTTACGGCAGAAACGCGGACTCTTCGAGCTCTGCGATGGCGGCACGCTGCTGCTCGACGAAATCTCCGAGATGACCACCGCCCTGCAGGCCAAACTGCTGCGCGTGCTGCAGGAGCGCGAAATTCAGCGTCTGGGGTCCGATCGCGCCCTGCCGGTCGATGTGCGCGTGATCGCCACCACCAATCGCCACCTGCCGACCGAAGTCGCCAACGGCAACTTCCGCGAGGACCTGTTCTATCGGCTCAATGTCGTGGTGATTGACCTGCCGCCGCTGCGCGAACGGCAGGGGGATATCCCGCCGCTGGTCGAGCATTTTTTGCGGCGGTTCAACCAGGAAAACGGCCGCTCGGTGAAACGGGTGAGCGACGCGGCGATGCGGCTGTTGGAGAGCTACCGCTGGCCGGGGAATGTGCGCGAACTGGAAAACTATCTGGAGCGCGCGGTGGTAACCGCCTCTTCGGACGTGTTGACACCGGAAGACTTCCCGCGCGAATTGGCTACCGGCGGCCCGAAACCGAAGTCGAACCCGGTTGGGGTCGGAACCACCATTCACGACATGGAAAAGTGGCTGATTCTGGCGACGCTGGAGGCCGAGGGGAACAATCAGACCCGCGCCGCCGACCGTCTGGGAATCTCCTCGCGCACGTTGCGTAATAAGCTGTATGAGTACGGACTGAAGACGCCCGGCGGCAACAGCCAGGAGGCCGTCGAGCCCCGGACGCGGTGA
- a CDS encoding ATP-binding protein has protein sequence MAERRKTFTATEPGAAVIDVAADDPETLRRALERLEEHQRLLAAEIARLRALASLGEGVATIAHEIRNPLGAIAGFAELLARRCEGHPELRDMSQKIMGAAQNLNVLVQRLLELVRNTPIQIRPVEWPHFLNATLDQFEEQSRQRGARLTLVRRWPERLGEGRADALCLRQAVWNVLENAEQVSSPSGQIEVDVSGDAQGGLRLRIADRGPGIDPALLPRLFTPFVTTREHGTGLGLATARKIVEAHGGRIAIRNRRGGGAEVEIDLPGAAAPTRLVDPQGDA, from the coding sequence ATGGCTGAACGTCGCAAAACCTTTACTGCCACCGAGCCGGGCGCGGCGGTGATCGACGTTGCCGCCGACGATCCGGAGACATTGCGCCGCGCGTTGGAGCGTCTGGAAGAGCACCAGCGCCTGTTGGCGGCGGAGATTGCGCGGCTGCGCGCGCTCGCGTCGCTGGGCGAGGGAGTGGCGACCATCGCCCATGAAATCCGCAATCCCCTCGGCGCGATCGCCGGCTTCGCCGAGCTGCTGGCGCGCCGCTGCGAGGGCCACCCCGAATTGCGCGACATGTCGCAGAAGATCATGGGCGCCGCGCAGAACCTGAATGTCCTGGTCCAGCGTCTGCTGGAGTTGGTGCGCAACACGCCGATCCAGATCCGGCCGGTCGAATGGCCGCATTTCCTCAACGCCACCCTCGACCAATTCGAGGAACAGTCGCGCCAGCGCGGCGCGCGCCTGACGTTGGTGCGTCGCTGGCCGGAACGGCTGGGCGAGGGACGCGCCGATGCGCTCTGTCTGCGTCAGGCGGTCTGGAACGTGCTGGAGAACGCCGAGCAGGTCTCGTCGCCGTCGGGACAGATTGAAGTCGATGTCAGCGGCGACGCGCAGGGCGGGCTGCGGCTGCGCATCGCCGACCGCGGCCCGGGCATCGATCCGGCGTTGTTGCCGAGACTGTTCACGCCCTTTGTCACGACACGCGAACATGGAACCGGGTTGGGACTGGCGACCGCGCGCAAGATCGTGGAGGCCCACGGCGGACGGATCGCCATCCGCAACCGCCGCGGTGGCGGCGCCGAAGTCGAAATCGACCTGCCCGGGGCCGCCGCGCCGACGCGGCTGGTCGACCCCCAAGGAGACGCCTAA
- a CDS encoding response regulator, with protein MSDVYTPRILVVDDEQFIRDLLADFFGKSDYQVVTAGDGESAIAACRQGRFDAALVDLKMPDQTGTDVLAELRTIDPGLPVIIMTGYPTIDASIEAIRRGAHDFVVKPFRLQELKERIDRAIRTRAIARDIEELRTRLAAVEAELREYRARLHTLA; from the coding sequence GTGAGCGACGTCTACACTCCGCGCATCCTCGTTGTCGACGACGAGCAGTTCATCCGCGATCTGCTCGCGGACTTCTTCGGCAAGAGCGACTATCAGGTGGTGACCGCCGGCGACGGCGAAAGCGCGATTGCCGCCTGCCGCCAGGGGCGGTTCGACGCCGCCCTCGTGGACCTGAAGATGCCCGACCAGACCGGCACCGATGTCCTGGCCGAACTGCGCACGATCGACCCCGGCCTGCCGGTGATCATCATGACCGGTTACCCGACCATCGACGCGTCGATCGAAGCGATCCGGCGCGGCGCCCACGATTTTGTCGTCAAGCCGTTCCGTCTGCAGGAACTCAAAGAGCGGATCGACCGCGCCATCCGTACGCGGGCGATTGCGCGCGACATCGAGGAACTGCGCACCCGCCTGGCCGCGGTCGAGGCGGAGTTGCGCGAGTACCGCGCGCGCCTGCACACGCTCGCCTGA